In the Leptospiraceae bacterium genome, one interval contains:
- a CDS encoding YegP family protein, which translates to MSAKFEVYKDKAGEYRFRLKAGNGEVIAVGEGYSSKKACLNGIESVKKNAPVAEIVEQD; encoded by the coding sequence ATGTCGGCAAAATTTGAAGTATATAAAGACAAAGCAGGAGAATACAGATTTAGATTAAAAGCTGGAAATGGAGAAGTCATCGCAGTTGGAGAAGGTTATTCTTCTAAAAAGGCGTGTCTTAACGGAATAGAGTCTGTTAAAAAAAATGCACCTGTTGCTGAAATCGTAGAGCAAGACTAA
- the pyrF gene encoding orotidine-5'-phosphate decarboxylase encodes MSFYEKINLQKEKLNSFLCIGLDPEEEKLPESIKNSPTPLLDFCKGIVDATCEEAVCFKPNIAFFERRGSRGFSEFEKLIRYIKITYPQTPIIADVKRGDLANTAKEYSKYYFDELGVDSVTLSPYMGKDSIEPFLKMSKGHVFLLCLTSNPSSSDFQKLKTSDDIFFYKEVAKFSDLLNQEFHNQVGIVVGGTHPKEIGDLRKTHKELNFLIPGYGAQGGSLEDIVKNSGPNSIINSSRSIIFSSSGKNFSDSAKLKAIEINNEMKKLYQKALLQNKILK; translated from the coding sequence ATGAGCTTTTACGAAAAGATAAATCTTCAAAAAGAAAAACTAAATAGTTTTTTATGTATAGGGCTTGACCCTGAAGAAGAAAAGCTCCCCGAAAGTATAAAAAATTCTCCAACCCCATTATTGGATTTTTGCAAAGGAATTGTAGATGCTACTTGTGAAGAAGCCGTATGCTTTAAACCTAATATTGCTTTTTTTGAAAGAAGAGGAAGTAGAGGCTTTTCTGAATTTGAAAAATTAATTCGATATATTAAAATAACTTATCCGCAAACTCCAATCATAGCAGATGTAAAAAGAGGAGATTTGGCAAATACTGCAAAAGAATACTCTAAGTACTATTTTGATGAGCTTGGAGTTGACTCTGTTACACTATCTCCATATATGGGTAAAGATAGCATAGAGCCATTTTTAAAAATGTCCAAGGGACACGTATTTTTGCTGTGCCTCACCTCAAATCCAAGTTCGAGCGATTTTCAAAAGTTAAAAACTTCTGATGATATTTTCTTTTATAAGGAAGTTGCCAAGTTTTCTGATTTACTGAATCAAGAATTTCACAATCAAGTTGGAATTGTAGTTGGTGGAACTCACCCGAAAGAAATCGGTGATTTGAGAAAAACGCACAAGGAGCTAAACTTTTTGATTCCGGGCTATGGAGCACAAGGAGGGTCATTGGAAGATATTGTAAAAAATTCAGGACCAAATTCCATCATCAATTCTTCCAGATCCATTATTTTTTCTTCCTCAGGAAAAAACTTTTCGGATTCAGCAAAATTGAAAGCAATAGAGATCAACAATGAAATGAAAAAACTATATCAAAAAGCACTACTTCAAAATAAAATATTGAAATAA
- a CDS encoding NAD(P)/FAD-dependent oxidoreductase, which produces MAISKEPHVVIVGAGLGGLQFIKKIAKHSKIKITVIDKINHHLFQPLLYQIATAVLSPADIAIPTRSLTTKWKNVSVMFAEVANIDKEKSILYIGQRILSYDYLILACGAETSYFGNDSWERYAPSLKTLVDALKIRKQILLSFEQAELAQTKEEVSELLTYIIIGGGPTGVELAGSIAELSHKIIRKDFRKIDPAMSEIFLIEAGKRLLSSFPEKLSEITKKQLEKRGVKVLLNEKVLNIDEKGVHLQDRKIFSHNIIWAAGVKGNSIGEKLNSTLDKSGRVYVNKFCQIPEMENIFIIGDLAYFEENGKSLPGVSPVAMQQGRYVAEQIIRLTKGKQLQEFHYIDKGNMATIGRKDAVANLGIFKFSGFVGWLSWLLLHLFYQVGFKNKVSILITWLWSYITFGAGARLIHEDASHIEKKI; this is translated from the coding sequence ATGGCTATCTCTAAAGAACCTCATGTCGTGATTGTAGGAGCCGGTCTTGGCGGTCTGCAATTTATAAAAAAAATAGCGAAGCACTCAAAAATAAAAATTACAGTTATTGATAAAATAAATCATCACTTATTTCAACCCTTGCTTTATCAAATCGCAACTGCAGTATTAAGTCCGGCAGATATTGCTATCCCTACTCGATCTTTGACTACAAAATGGAAAAATGTATCAGTAATGTTTGCAGAGGTAGCCAACATAGACAAAGAAAAAAGTATTTTGTATATTGGCCAAAGAATTCTTTCTTATGATTATTTAATTCTTGCTTGTGGGGCAGAGACGAGTTATTTCGGAAATGATTCTTGGGAGCGTTATGCGCCAAGCCTAAAAACATTGGTAGACGCACTAAAGATAAGAAAACAAATTCTCTTGTCTTTTGAACAAGCAGAGCTTGCCCAGACAAAAGAAGAGGTCTCTGAGCTTTTGACGTATATAATTATTGGTGGAGGACCAACAGGTGTAGAGCTTGCAGGCTCGATTGCTGAGTTGTCACACAAAATTATTCGAAAAGACTTCCGTAAAATTGATCCTGCCATGAGCGAAATATTTTTAATCGAAGCCGGCAAAAGACTTCTGTCTTCGTTCCCCGAAAAACTTTCCGAGATTACCAAAAAGCAGTTAGAAAAACGAGGAGTCAAAGTTTTACTGAATGAAAAAGTATTGAACATCGATGAAAAAGGAGTACACCTTCAAGATAGGAAGATTTTTTCTCATAATATTATTTGGGCTGCCGGAGTGAAAGGCAACTCAATCGGTGAAAAATTAAATTCTACTTTGGATAAGTCCGGTAGAGTTTATGTAAATAAATTTTGTCAAATACCAGAAATGGAAAATATTTTTATCATTGGAGACCTTGCTTATTTTGAAGAGAACGGTAAATCTCTTCCGGGCGTATCCCCTGTAGCGATGCAACAGGGGAGGTATGTTGCAGAGCAAATTATTCGACTAACCAAAGGAAAGCAATTGCAAGAATTTCATTATATCGACAAGGGCAATATGGCAACTATTGGAAGAAAAGATGCTGTAGCCAATTTAGGAATCTTTAAATTTTCAGGATTTGTAGGTTGGCTTTCTTGGTTACTGTTGCATTTGTTTTATCAAGTAGGATTTAAAAATAAGGTATCTATTTTAATTACTTGGCTTTGGAGCTATATTACTTTTGGTGCGGGTGCAAGACTGATACACGAAGACGCTTCACATATAGAGAAAAAAATATGA
- a CDS encoding glycosyltransferase — protein MANIQTNDSIEISISIVSHFHLSLILNLLKDLNQHCKKHSLEVILTLNTKEALPFSLKDFIFPISMIQNSSPKGFAENHNRAFQQIKGKYFCILNPDIRFQSDPFSKLIHCLQKNSFIGIVSPKVLNENGEIEDNARFFPTPLRIICKLFGKCRGSDYMIGKEIIYPDWVAGMFLLMPKSIFEKIRGFNKNFYLYYEDVDLCARVRLARLEIALCPDSVVVHNARRTSHRHIRFFMWHLTSMMKFFFSTVFIKIFIGKIVHSFQKKGV, from the coding sequence ATGGCGAATATTCAAACAAATGACTCAATAGAAATTTCTATTTCGATAGTGAGTCATTTTCATCTAAGTTTAATTTTAAATCTTTTGAAAGATTTAAACCAACACTGTAAAAAACATTCTTTAGAAGTGATTCTCACCTTAAATACCAAAGAAGCTCTTCCCTTCTCTTTGAAGGATTTTATATTTCCTATTTCTATGATTCAAAACTCGTCTCCAAAAGGATTTGCAGAAAATCACAATAGAGCGTTTCAACAAATCAAGGGAAAATATTTTTGTATTTTAAATCCGGATATTCGCTTTCAGTCTGATCCTTTTTCAAAATTAATCCATTGCCTACAAAAAAATTCTTTTATTGGAATTGTTAGCCCCAAAGTACTCAATGAAAATGGAGAGATAGAAGATAACGCACGATTCTTCCCTACCCCATTAAGAATTATTTGTAAATTATTCGGTAAATGCAGGGGCAGTGATTATATGATTGGCAAAGAGATTATCTACCCGGATTGGGTTGCAGGAATGTTTCTTTTGATGCCAAAAAGTATATTTGAAAAAATTAGAGGTTTCAATAAAAATTTTTATTTATATTATGAAGACGTTGACTTATGTGCAAGGGTTAGATTGGCTCGCTTGGAAATAGCTCTTTGTCCTGATTCAGTAGTAGTCCACAATGCAAGAAGAACAAGTCACAGACATATCCGATTTTTTATGTGGCATTTAACAAGTATGATGAAGTTTTTTTTCTCTACAGTATTCATAAAAATTTTTATTGGTAAAATAGTGCATTCTTTTCAGAAAAAAGGTGTATAA